From the Neobacillus sp. PS3-34 genome, the window GAAATGATTTCCCAAACTGGGTGGAAATTTGTCGAAATCTACTGGAGAATTTTGTGGGATTTTTGAGTGATTTGCATGCTGAATGGGGATATAATAGAAACAAGCTATTAAGGAAGAGGGAAACCAATGCTATATTCAGCTGAAAAGCTCGAGGAAGAAAAGGTTTTTAAAGACCCGGTCCATCGTTATATTCACGTCAGGGACAGGGTAATATGGGATCTGATCGGCACTAAGGAATTTCAGCGCCTCCGCAGAATCAAACAGCTGGGAACGACCTTTCTGACCTTCCACGGGGCAGAGCACAGCCGTTTTAACCATTCACTGGGAGTGTATGAGATTGTCAGGAGGATTGTAGACGATGTGTTTGCCGGCAGACCGGAATGGAAGCAGGGAGAACGGCTGCTGACATTATGCGCCGCGCTTCTTCATGATCTGGGGCACGGCCTTTTCCCATTCCTTTGAAAAAGTTTTTGATTACGACCATGAAGATTTTACCCAGGCGATTATCCTGGGTGAAACAGAAGTTAATAAGGTACTTACCAAAGTCAGCAAGGATTTTCCAAAAAAAGTCGCTGAAGTAATTGCAAAAACCTCGGAAAACAAGCTGGTCATCAGCTTGATCTCCAGCCAGATTGACGCCGACCGGATGGATTACTTGCAAAGGGATGCCTATTTCACCGGGGTCAGCTATGGCCACTTTGATATGGAGCGGATTTTGCGGGTCATGCGCCCGAAGGAAGACCAGGTGGTTATAAAGAAAAGCGGCATGCATGCGGTTGAGGACTATATCATGAGCCGCTATCAAATGTACTGGCAGGTTTATTTCCATCCCGTTTCCCGCGGGGCAGAGGTAATTTTGACAAAAATACTGCACAGGGCGAAGCATCTGCACGAGCAAAACTACAAATTTAAGCATCAGCCCCTTCATTTTTATTCCTTCTTTAATGACCAGCTCACGCTGCAGGACTATTTAAAATTGGATGAATCCGTGATTCTTTTTTATTTTCAAATGTGGCAGGAAGAGGACGATGCCGTCATAAGCGATCTTTGCCGCCGGTTCATGAACCGCAACCTGTTTAAATATGCTGAATTCGATCCGGCCAAAGAGTATAAGAAACTGGCGGAATTGAACAAATTATTTGTGAAAGCCGGAATTGATCCTGAATACTACTTGGTTGTCGACTCTTCTTCCGACCTGCCATACGATTTTTACCGGCCAGGTGAAGAAGAAGAACGGCTTCCGATTCACTTGTTAATGAAGAACGGGGAACTGAGGGAGCTTTCCAGGGAATCGGAAGTGGTGGATGCCATTTCAGGAAAAAGAAGGACCGACCATAAGCTTTACTTCCCTGCTGATTTCCTTGCGGATGATTCCAGCAAAAAAAATATAAAAAAACAAATACGAGACCTATTAGAAATATAGAAAATGAGGCACTAACTGGAGTAGGAGATGACGAGCTTGTTAAAAGACCATGCAAGAGTGATGCATGCTGTAATGGTATCCGGTGAAATTACCGGTCGGAAAAAGCTGCAGAAAATGATCTATATCGCAAAAAAGATTTCCTTTCCATTCCAGGAAAGATTCCAATTTCATTTTTATGGACCATATTCAGAAGAATTGACATTAAGAGTGGAAGAGCTGTGCAATATGGGGTTTATCGAGGAAGTTAAGGAGAAAAAGGGCGGTTATTTTCAATATCGCTACACCCTGACTGATTCAGGTAAAGAGTTTTTAAGTTTAAATGAAGTGGAAATGCCGTGTTTACAAGATTGCCTAACTGATATGAACGGCCACAATGCAAGATTTTTAGAGCTGGTATCGACTGTTTTATATTTTGATAACCTGCCAAAAGATGAAGTCAGCAATAAAATTTTTACGCTAAAAAGCAGCCAGCGCTATACGGAGGCTGAAATCGATGAGGCGTACAGCTATATAGATGGATTAAAAACAAAAGCTAAGCTCCAATAGGAGCTTAGCTTTAAAAGTTTTATAAACTGGGTGGGTGTTTATTTGTCGCTAAATAGCTTGCCGGCAACACCATAATGGTTCTTGGACATTTCTTCAATGAAAACAACGACATTTTCTTTTGGGGCTCCGGTTGTTTCACTGACAGCGTCAGTTACCTTCTCGACGAGCGCTTTTTTCTGATCATCAGAACGACCTTCAAGCATTTTTACAGTTACGTATGGCATGTATGTTCCTCCTTGGATTGTTCTGATTGTAGTGTTCCATAATCGGCAAAAAAGTGCAAGGACAGCACTCGCAGAAAATTAAGCTTTTCATTTAAATCGAAATTTCATGTATACTTAGAATTACCAGGTGCCAGGCACCTTACATTTTTTACTGCGTTGATATACATAATGCTGAAGGGGTTTTACAGCAGCCTTCGGCGTAAAAATAACAATACAGCATCTTAAAGGAGGTTGTGCTTTGGAACAGTTTCTTGCCTATCCATTGCGGGAAATTCCATATGTGGCGCTGACACTGATCATTGCTTTTACACTTCATGAATTTGCCCATGCCTATACGGCTTATAAATTTGGCGATAACACTGCGAAAAATCAGGGCAGGCTAACACTTAACCCCGCTCAGCATCTGGATCCGATCGGAACACTGCTCATCTTCATAGCAGGATTTGGCTGGGCGCGTCCTGTACCGGTGAATCGTTTCCATTTTAAAAGACCGAGGCTTGCCGGAATACTTGTTTCGGCTGCAGGCCAGCCAGCAATTTTCTGCTGGTATGTGCAGGTTTTATCATCTGGTACCTTCTGCTGCGGACAGGAGTGGCCCATAGCCTGCCCTCGTTTGTGGAGGAATTTTTTAATACCTTTATCCAATTAAATATCGTTTTATTTATCTTTAATCTGCTTCCTTTTCCACCGCTTGATGGATACAGAATCCTAGAAGATCTTGCTCCAAATGATCTTCGGCCAAAATGACACAGTTCGAATCCTGGGGTTCATTCATATTTCTGATTTTAGTTGTGACACCGCTTGACCAATATACGATTCAACCGATCTTCAACGTGGTGCTGCCTGCAATTTGGGATGGCATGGATAAATTTTTCTATCAATTGTTTTTTTAGGCATTTTTCTTAAACTTTGTTGCTGCGAAAACAGCTTTTAAAAAAACGTTCAAGGAGGACTCATTACTCTATGGAAGAGAATAAAAAGAAAATTGGTTTTAATATTATAAAAAGCGATCCGACCAATGGCCACAAAGGCTACGGAAAAGGGGCGTTAAGCCTTGATAATGTTTCACCTGTCATTATCGATGTCGATGCAGGCGATGCGGTTATTGATGTAGGGGCCATGCATGCGCGAAGCGTAGTTGAAAAAGGGATTAAATTTCTTCCTTCCAAGGATGAGGTCCCGAACGGAAAGCCGTACTGGCTTGTTTGGGTGACGATTGACAGAAAACCTGAGGGAGCTTATTATGCCGGGGTTACTTCCTGTGAAATGACAGTCGACCGGGAAATCCGCCGAGGATATAAGTCACTGCCTGAGCATGTTAATCGCATGGATAAATCTCTGAAACGGCATATTATTGTCGATCATATGGATGACAAGTCCAAACAGATTCTCGCAGGCTTTTTGCGCCAGCATAATGAGGAATTATGGAATAACTCTACAGATGAACTAAAAAATGGTCTGGCTGTGAACTAAGAAGACCATCGAAAAAAATTGCCTAAATTATGAACTTTTTTCAAAATTAGGGCAGAGAGTACTTGCTCTCTGCCAATAAAAAAAGTAAACTAATTAACAGCGTGGACACACGTAAAACTAGGACACGAAAAACCCCGGGCCATCCCGGGGTTTTTTGATTTT encodes:
- a CDS encoding YwgA family protein → MLKDHARVMHAVMVSGEITGRKKLQKMIYIAKKISFPFQERFQFHFYGPYSEELTLRVEELCNMGFIEEVKEKKGGYFQYRYTLTDSGKEFLSLNEVEMPCLQDCLTDMNGHNARFLELVSTVLYFDNLPKDEVSNKIFTLKSSQRYTEAEIDEAYSYIDGLKTKAKLQ
- a CDS encoding 2-hydroxymuconate tautomerase; protein product: MPYVTVKMLEGRSDDQKKALVEKVTDAVSETTGAPKENVVVFIEEMSKNHYGVAGKLFSDK
- a CDS encoding YwhD family protein; translated protein: MEENKKKIGFNIIKSDPTNGHKGYGKGALSLDNVSPVIIDVDAGDAVIDVGAMHARSVVEKGIKFLPSKDEVPNGKPYWLVWVTIDRKPEGAYYAGVTSCEMTVDREIRRGYKSLPEHVNRMDKSLKRHIIVDHMDDKSKQILAGFLRQHNEELWNNSTDELKNGLAVN